From one Neovison vison isolate M4711 chromosome 1, ASM_NN_V1, whole genome shotgun sequence genomic stretch:
- the LOC122917769 gene encoding cytochrome c oxidase subunit 7C, mitochondrial, with protein MLGQSIRRFTTSVVRRSHYEEGPGKNLPFSVENKWRLLVMMTLYFGSGFAAPFFIVRHQLLKK; from the exons ATGTTGGGACAGAGCATCCGGAGGTTCACAACCTCTGTGGTCCGTAGGAGCCACTATGAGGAGGGCCCAGGGAAG AATTTGCCATTTTCAGTGGAAAACAAGTGGCGATTACTAGTTATGATGACTTTGTACTTTGGATCTGGATTTGCTGCACCTTTTTTTATAGTAAGACATCAACTGCTTAAGAAATAA